The Pectobacterium wasabiae CFBP 3304 DNA segment CGCGCTTTCCTGTTTTGATTTTCCCCGCTCGTCAGCCCTCATTCCCTTTTCTATGCTGCCAGCCGTCCGTATGGATTTATACGCCACAAAATTTATACTCAACACCAGGGAAATCAACATGACAAAACAACAAGGATTCACACTGATTGAGCTGATGATCGTCATTGCGATCATCGCTATCCTCAGCGCCATTGGCGTTCCCGCCTATCAAGGCTATCTGCAAAAAGCTGCGCTGACGGACATGCTGCAAACGATGGTGTCGTATAAAACGCCAGTCGATCTCTGCGGTCTGGAAAATGCTGCGTTTACGGCCTGCAATGCAGGGAATCAGGGGATTCCTGGCAGCAAATCTTCACGCTATGTCAGCACCGTTAGCGTCGTACAAGGCGTAATTGTGCTGACTGGGCAATCTACTCTGCAAGGGCTGCGCGTTATTCTGACGCCAACGTGGAATACCGAAACCGGCGCTTCACGC contains these protein-coding regions:
- the ppdD gene encoding prepilin peptidase-dependent pilin; the encoded protein is MTKQQGFTLIELMIVIAIIAILSAIGVPAYQGYLQKAALTDMLQTMVSYKTPVDLCGLENAAFTACNAGNQGIPGSKSSRYVSTVSVVQGVIVLTGQSTLQGLRVILTPTWNTETGASRWTKNCATDDGTESLQSACQDVFRFDNTAG